The genomic stretch CGGCATAGTTGCAAACAAAATTCACCGTGGTCACCAATTTTGATCCATTCACATGTTGTACAAAATTTAGGGGGGTCTCTATGATGGGTccatttttatttgtgtctgaGATTCGTGTGAACAATGTTTAAGTTGAACACATGGGGTTAATAGAACAGATATCATCAATTCAATTATATATGCTTGCAATTGAATTGGACTGTAGCAGAGCTGAAAGGAACTGAAGGGGGggacttttattatttatatgtgTGTTCATTGATTTAACAATTGAAAAAACAAATATTGGCATTAAATTTTGTTAGGTATTGTAAGAGAGGATCAGAAGCATGGTACATAAATTGGGTGGAGAAGAAGCTTAAAATGAGTGGGTAAGCGAATGAAAGGTGTCATTTCTGACATTAATGCTCTGTCACCAAATTAAGACTTGGGTCAAATCCTTGTTATTTACTTCTTAGTGCAGCAAATATTATTACCGTGTAGTGCACCAATTTTACCCTATACTTGATGTAAGATGtttcttaattatttttaaaaccaGGCCAAttattctaattattaatttatatatgagAAATTTTATGAGCCATcagtttttaataattttgattattatttGATCATCACaaatactaaattattatttatttatataaattttaaaatatataaatataaattatattaatttatgtgtataaattctaataaatatagatataaattatatattttttatatacaacaCACATATTTAAATATAGATACAAACTATTATTTCAAGTATTAGTCCaaaattatgtatataaattttaaaaaatacgtCGAATACAAATTATACTAAttcatatttataaattttaataaatataaatataaaatatatttttagtatgtaaacacatataaatataaatataaataataataaaaataataaattttgataatttcatAGCATTACTCTTCATATATTACAactatttattaatataaacaTCAATCTTTTAAATTTGTAGTAGCgcttaaaattaaataattttttgaaatcagaaggagtataatttttttagttatataataaaatatcaagTAGCTAGTTGTGTATTAATTAGAGCTGCAATAGCATGCTGATGGTAGCTAGAAATTGTCCTCATCCATATATATCAAGAATTGTGAGCCTTTATTTTCAGAAGGGGCCCTTCAGTTCAGAGATTTTAGATTTACGCACCTTTGTTGTTATTTTGTATCGTCTTTCTTCTTCTAGTCTAATATATAAAGGAAAACATTATTATGTgaaaagaaatattttatttagaGAAGTGTACGAAAAgcgtaaaatataatataccaATTAAATAAGTATAATTGATCGTTGGAGTAGTTTGTCATCTCTGGATCAAATCTGAGTAACCATGTGTGGTTATTAACTTACTATTATAATAAGTCTCAAATTGGAAATTTTGTTTAAGAGTTCTGGAATTTGAGTTACACTAGAATCAAACATCACTGTTAGTGAGTtactattataaatttataataaagaaaaatgaattattTCATGTGAGTTCTATCACTGTTAGTGCGTAATTAAGACTGTTGGATTCACTCagagttaattattttgaagCTGAACTTATTCAATGGTTTAAGTTGGCTGAtaggaaattaaaataacaataaagaATATACATATTTTTGGTCAGTGTTGCTCTGTGTCTCTTACTTTCTTAACGTTGGAACACGTGTCTGAAAGTCATGCATGTTCAGAATATATAAGATACTACTTAGTATGGATATGATGATGAAATTACGAACAAGTAAAAGAACAGTATTAAGCAGTGGATCCCTAGAGCGTTAttatactaataataattaagtaGTCGTACTATAACTCTATAATTGtagtattttaaattaatttctgatATCAACCAAAAGTGACATTCATTAATTAGTTCATGTCAAATAAAGCCTTAGCTTAATTAAGAGGGAgtattttttttgaaacaaacGCGGcatggttgaagtcacagatcCCTAATACATTATTAAGCTTGTTGCATTAATTGCTTCAACCAGATGATAATAACGATCACCTCACATTTGTATACACGTACCAATCACGGGATTAACAACATATATATCCATATAAATATACCATCTAATTAATTAAGGGagtattagaaaaataataattatcttaaacaatataaataattactaatcaaatataaatatactacactttaatttaatgctatttattaaatttatttttttaatcctattaatttatattattcacatatggtttaaaaatattattaattacctatactttttcaattaattaacagCTGAAGAGAGATACTACTATAGTCTTTGGCACTATAGTCTTTGGCTGCTAATTACAACTTGGGAGTGAGTGCATCAGAAAATACTATTATATACTATTAGAGAGAGAaatgcttcttgacttgttatCCAGTATAAGAAATATATATAGATcaacaattttattaaattttgacaagtatataattaataaaaaaaataagttattgaataaaattttatattaattttatattattaaaattattattgatgattatttaatgactataaattataaaaattactgATCCCTAACACCCTTCGTATATATTAAGAGTGAAATATTTCATAATTCATATAGCATCAAGGAAtttatattattgaaaaatgaGGGGTTAATAGTACACAGAAAAGTAGAGTTGAAGgaaaaagaaatttgaaaagGTGATGACGTACTTGTAGTTGTCTTAACAGATAGATATGCAAATGTGACCGTTTTTATAGATCCTTGGAAGGGATCCGGTTTTGTCGCTCATTAATCAGCCTGGCCTGCACctgcatcatcatcatcatcatcatcatcatcatatatatgcCACCAAATACAAAACTCACAAGCTAATAAGCACCCTCTTTCTCTGCATGTCATTTTCACTAGTTTGTTTTCAAAGATAAGAGAAGGAACAAGTTTAACCAATTATTATGGGGAAGGACTATTGGTGGTATTGGCCTGCTCCTGCATTTGGAAGGTCCTCTTCCTcctccacctccacctccacctccTCCTCCAAGGCTTCTACCTCTTCTGGTTGCATGTGTTCTCTCTTTCAAACCTTCCATTTCCATCCATTTCACTTTTCCATAAACCAACATCAACACAAGTCTCCCTCTTCCATCTCACAATGTCTCTCCAAAGGTACTATTACTATATATACATTCTATAATATACTATTGTCTCTGCATCTAACCCTCTATAAATCACCAACAGATGGTGCTGAAGGACCAAGGAATAGCTTGGAATCACAACATGGTACTACTGCCTCctcaaaagaacaacaacatTTACAAATTCCGGTAACTTGTTAATTATTAGTTTAACTTGTCTATTTCATTCATGTCACaaatttttaccaacttttaGGACTACTAACGCAGTACCAATTCTTGAAAATACAGAAGAACATTCGAATCAAAACAAGCAGAAGTATGACAAGAACAAGATCAGGAAATTATTCGAGTGATTTCTCCTCGGAAATGAGCTTCTCTCCGGGAACCAAGACACCAACGTTGGTTGCAAGATTGATGGGGCTTGATCTTCTTCCTGAAAACAACTCTTCCTCTCCTAAttcctcctcttcttcaacCCTCTCCACTCCAATAATTAATAACAAACATGGAAGaagcaacaacaataacaataatccACAGGTTCATCATAACCCTAAAGCAAGGCACCAGCATCACCACATCCAAATAATGAGGCACAGACACAGCACAGACAGCATAGGAACCATTCGTTCCTTGTCTGATACTCCAAGAAGATCAGATGTTGAGCATAGTAGACTCTCTTTGCAAATCAACAAGGAGAACATTGGGGTTGATGAGAACTACTTGGAAACCCCTCGCTTCTCATTTTCAAAGAGGAAATTTGATGAGAACAACAACAATAGTAGTAGCAGCAGAAGTCCAAGCCACTATGCAAGGCAAATTGTGAAGCAGGTTAAGGAAAGTGTAAACAGGAGAGTTGGGATAACTGACATAACCAACACTGTTAAGAACAGAGAGCAAGAATCTTCTGTGGTCCAACAAATCAGATTCAAGAAAGCTACAAAGACGAGTAGTAATGTGAATGTGAATGTGATTGTGAATGAAGCTTGCAGCCCGGGGAAGCAGTCTCCAAGACTCAGCAGATTCGTTGACTCCAAACAGAATAACCCAAACAGCATCACAAAACCATCATCACCTCTTACCCCAAAAGATCAAAAGCCGTTATCATCGTCACCTACTACTACTCCACTTCCTATTGCTCACCAGATTGAAacacaattaagctcaaaagaTGATTTGCAGAGCAAAAAGTCATCATCAGCTCCAAAATGCAAGAGAAGCAGGACTACTGAGAAGTTGGGATCAGGGGTGAATAGGACTACTGCTCCACAGACATCATCAATAAGAAAAAAGCAACAAGAGTCATTTGTTGCCTGTACACTCTCACCAACAAGACCCAAGACCAAGAACAGATCAACTCATCCACTTTCAAGCAACCTTCTTCTCAATACAGCTCCAAATCTTCTCCCTGTCAAGACTCACCCTTCTCCTCTCCCAACTAAAATCCCCCAAAAACAGGTACCCCATTTATCAAATTGCAACACTTTGAATTTTagtccatttttttttttgttctaaaCAAGTTTGCGTTTTTTAATATGTACATCTTTTTGGTACTTTAGTGCTAGCTTGTAAATCTATCTAACTATATTAAAAAACTTCGtcctttccttttaatttcgtCATCTATATGTTTGATTAATTAGATTTCTTTAATCATTCGTCACTggttaaattaattaattatagtttGCTTGTGGATTAAGGTTTTTAACAACAATAACCAAATATTGCAGCCATGTGATACTCAAGAACAAAAACGCAGCAGCGCACAGTTATCAAGTTATGCCCGCCAGAAGTACAAAAAAGATGCAATTCAAACACCCGCCACCGCCACAACCGCCGGCACCGCCACCACCGCAGCCGACGATCAAGGACCAGAATTTGAGTACATCACAAGCATACTAAGCCGCACGGGGTTGCGCAAAGCTACGTTACCCCAAATCCAATACCAATGGTTCTCTCTTTCCCACCCATTAGACCCTTCACTCTTTCACAACCTCGAGCATCACTACCCATCATCCAATCCCGACAAAAGTTGCATCTTTACGCAGAGGGACCAACTGGGTCCTCGCTGTAACCGGAGACTACTATTCGACTTGGTCGATGAACTGCTGTCGGAGATTCTGGCAAGACGAAAACAGGAGCGTGGGTTGTTGGTGGAGACTGTGTGGAGGAAGGTTCGGAGTTTCCCAGGCGCGAAGTGTGAGGTTCTGGAGGATATTGATGGGTTGatagaaatggaggagatggagaggAAGGTGAAGGAGGAAAGAGAAGAAGGGTTGGTGATGGAGATTGGAAGGAGCATAATGGAGACGTTGGTGCATGAAACTGTTACCGTCTTCATGCCTTGAGACGCCGTCGTTTTGGACGGGAGACATGCGCCAGACGATGTCACATGGGGCCGTTTGGAGACCGTTCTAATCTTCACGTGATCAGATTCTCCCTCGCCTGGCCCATCCACTACCGCCGTCTAGatttaattcttaaaatttttcgaTTTTAAACAACTTAATTCGTtgtataaaatttttagtaGGTCGAATAGTTTTAAGATTTAAATCTGCGTTAAAAGTTTATATTCAAAATCCTAGGTGTTTAATTTCTTTTACTAACTAAGTGTAATCAAGttgttaaaataaaattctattcaCTGCTATATTCAAAAGTTCGTTCTCTCTTTTAATGAACGTCTCACTTTCAAACGCtccattttcttttttccattttttgttatattaggCTGCATTTTTATGCATTCTATTTAGAATTTTAGGTTAATTACATTTTGTTTTACAATTTTTTAACCTAAAACACAGTGTTTATGAAATTGAACATAAACTTTTGTTAAATATACAAATTTTCGatgacaataaaaaattatagttgaaatgaattaaatttgtgcgaattagatttttttttcctcCATTAAACGTAATTGAGGAGTAGGTATAAATGACCTTTTTTAATGATTCTGACAAAATTAGTGTGAGTTATTAgaatattagtttttattacttgtATTGTTGCTCTATGTTCAATATTTATGTgctatttgtatatatttttattttcaattctgATTATTTAcgataattttagtttttattgttCTGTAATAAATTAATGTTCTATAAttctgatttttattttatatatgcgAATTTCTATACTATGCTAATAGAAATATGTGTAAtggtaaaatatttttgtacGGCAACGAACCaaaatttgttttttatatgattttcaCGGTAGTtattttagaattaatttttatatgataatGATTAATATGTGCTAAAAATTGAGAtgatttttaacatttttaaaaaaattaaaaaattctataaaaataatattaaacatacaaatttttctattaaaataagaaacttaaatagaagaaaaaataaaataaaaaattaactcattatatatatagtagattacatatatattgatggtatatataataatatttatttatgctaattaataataacatCCGAGGCTATATTAACCTTAAAATTACAGTTACGCAATAAAATAGGTTTGGCTTAATGTttcataaaatttgatttaaatgaGATCACTACTGATCTTTTCCCGCATTTCAAGACATGAACAAGAGTTGTTAATCTTATATGAATCATACTATATatactatatttttatattttaatttactGAAATTTGTTATAAAGTAATAAACGTATACAGATGCTGTTGTCGTACCTACCTAGAAGATTACGTAAGAggattataaaaattaaaaaggcaCATGCATGACGCTTACATTACTTGAATGAACTACCTAGTGAGATAAGGAGTGGAATATGGTCAGAGAATCCTCATATTGTATTTGGTTCTTGCTTCATGGAAGTTTGAGATTGTTATCTAGCGCAAGATTGCAatcattttcttatttattaACTTCAATTAAAATGTATGTGTTTTTGCATGCAAACGTGAACTTCAATATATGCGAGAGTTTTATACcctttttcctttccttttatttccttcttactattatttttttaaataacaaaatgaaGTAACATGCTAAAGTACAATACCTCCAAGAAGTTAGAGaaattagtatatataaaatgtcttgcatatatatataataaagctTAAAATGAATGAGTCTGTTTTTTCAATTTATGCATGCATGCATATGCGTTAGGagaagtatttattttatgcgtACCATATCTTCAACAGCGAGAAATATTTTCATGCTTTAATATATCAATAGCATCAAATGCTGTGTGCAGTAATTAACATGAATATGGCAGTTCTGATGCATAAACTATTAAGTATTTAGTACACTCTATAGAAAGAAGAAATAAGCGggagtgaaaattcaaaaagttaattaataattaagtgACGTGGATTGTTTTTAACTAGCTATGGTGGAAAGTGGAAACAGGTAAAAAGATTGAGACCTGAGATGGGTGTGTCTGACCAATTTAATGATGTTTAGCTGCTTAGAGTAACACTTGTTTCGCTTATGGATCTGTTTGTTTCTGCGTGTCCTTCAAGGGTTTTGTGTTCTGAAATTGCTGACTCTTTGGCCCATGCATTGTCACAAATACCATATATATATGATTGATGATGCattattcaattattattaataattagaTACGAGTCACTGATTGATGAGAAAAAAATGGGCTTGATATATGTAGGAAAAGGTGACACCCCTTAGCATAAAAGGAGagggagaaaaaaaaaggtagtgcaatatatttattaaaaggGCAATCTTTTTTGTTATGGCCAAATGCAAATTCATTTATCACTACTCAAAATGTTAGCACTGATTCTAACGCCAGACAAGAAAAATGGGGGGCCACTACTACTGCCTCatgtttctttctttccttccaTATTTTTCGAAAACGTAAATTGAAAGAAACATATGCATGGCAATGGCAAATCGCCAAATCCTACTTGgtttattttcttcaattttaGTTGGTATAATAAGTCATATCTTTTTGCTATTATAGCATAAGTTTCacctttttgtattttttaatacaatatAAATACTAACATGCTAACACTATACTATTAGATCCAGCAGTTATATATATTCAAACAATAATAATCATGAGCTACTATATATCATcacttaaataaattatataaaaatatttgataacaaaaaaaattaattaaaaagagtCAAAATTTACTTTATTTAGCATTCATAAATTATAATTCTCCATGACATTACATTACCGTAAATGATATGTATACGTTTATAATCAAGTTTGTCCCTACTCTCTATATATGCAAATGTGACAACTACCATACAAGCTAAGCATGCTCCTGATCTAGATGGAACCATAAACAATTATCATGCGCAAAGCGTACTCTTAACTTTAGATGTGACTGAACACCACATATACAATATGCGGTACGGTAATCATAAAGATATATAGATTCATAGCATCCGCATCATAATAATTGACTTTAAGAATTAAACCAAAATTATACCAACCCTATATCAACACGtacgttatatatatatataacatttgGTTAAAGTCTTGGTTTATGATTTACACTTGTGAATAGGCAAGTAATTTCTTACGCACGAAAATTTTCATTAATTCAATAATTGAAGTTCAATATTTCATTATACAGatcaatttaataaaatttcataaaatttggaattagtatattttatttttacacaactttaaaaatataagtaaataCGACTATTAAATCACATATCTATTGAtattcgaatttttttttaatttgttaaactTTATTATTAAGATATTTTAACATAATTCAACAGTTAGATTGATAAAACTTATTgcctttaaaaaatattatttgataGTATAAGTcaataaaacttaaaagaaGCATGAAAATGATTCATCCACTATGTATATGAtttcaaaatacaaaatatcATTGAATATATAGTATGTGAACAATAATGATATGTAGGATCATAATTCAAACGTGAAATTGATTGGGAGAAGAGGTTCATCAAGGAGGCTAGTGATTAAGCTAGTAGACTAGTACAAATAGAGGTACCACATCAATTTATGTAAGGTCCAATTCAAAATGTAAACAGTAGTGATCCTGATATTACTCGAAGAGAGGTACTGATAATATGAAGTAACTCCTACCAAACAAGGTCTCAGGTATTAAAAGTAGAGGTATTATGGTTGCAGTTGTAGGTGTAGGCCTAGGGTGAAGGGCACTTGTTGCATGCCAGAAGATcataattgcaagaaacttGAGTAGAAATAGCAAGTTAATTCTTCTGTGCAACACTGCAAAGAAACTCAGTGGGAAACTTCATGATATAGAAAAGCAACCATGATACACGAATCCCTAAAACTGAGTTAGGTAATACGTATCAATGGCGAGAAGTATGGTATTTATACTCAGATCCTACCATTATTGTGTAAAAAAGTCTTGTCCCACCACTTTAGCAGGATTGCAGAGCTATTTGGAAGTAGGATTGTGGTATTCTTATTCGTATATCAACTGAGCATATTTACCATGCAATAATAGCCATGTTTTCATACAGTCACACAAATCTAAAATTCTCCAGTAAAACAATTCCCGTGCAGAAAGAAACTTGTGATTTGgatgccaaaaaaaaaaaaaaagaaagaaagaaagatagCAGCTGTTTCAGCGTTTTGAACTCCTTTCACTTTTGATGAATACGGAGAACACATTGAATGAAAAAGAATTCTTGGGTCTAGTTGTGCGATAAATTGAAACCCAGTTACAAGCACGGGTGCTGGTTTTActttaaaaatgaaaatgaaaaaagagGCATAATGATTGAAAAGTTCCGCCAGATGGTCaagttattttatattcaaattttGTAAATCATGCTTGAGCGAACAATGCTATCTATCTGCAAGCATTTAAGAAGCGAGTATGAGTAGTACGAGACAAGTTGAATAATCACAAAGGAGAACCTAGCTGGACATATTGATTGTTCTTTGCCCGTAAGTAGCAGAGGAACAAGGCATTCACAGTTTTGTGCTAGACTGCTAGCCAATACAAGTGAGAAGCTCAGTCATTCTGTGACGATGAAAGACAACGTTTGCATGCTAATGTGTAGAAATAATGGAGAACAGAAGGTAAACCTTGTACAAAAATTACTGACTTCTAACTCAATGAATTTACTgcagtaatatcttagaataacaCTCTCATGTTCTGCCATCTACATCGAAGCCAGCCCCAGTCCAGCCAGGAGCTGAAGATCTACCTTTGGAGGCAGCACCGATTCCTTTCCCTTTAATGTGGAAATTGACTTTCTTTTTAGTTCTTCCTTCGCCTTCATTAGGAGACTGGTGATGAGATCCAACTTTCTGACCATTACCTTGGTCGGGAATGCTCTCAGCTGATCCCCCACTTTCCCTTGCATTGGAAGCAGAGGATCCATCACGGGTTGAACCATCCTGAGAAGAACTTGCAGATTTCCCATCCTAATATAATTGAAATGCAATGTTTAAACATTTATTGCTATTATATATGTTTTTAAACATTTATTGCTATAATATATGTTAGAGGTCATCAgcaatattaatataaaattagtaAACTATGAAGGACGTACATGATGAGAATTAGTTGATGCACGATTTGGATTCAAAGCTTCAAGTCGTCTTTTTAATTCCTCCAGCCTAGAAAACTGAGAATTACTGCTCTCTTGAACCTATTTAGAAGATTGTTATTATCAAATAAGAGAATATAGATTGTGTTAAGTATATTATATCTTCGTTTGGCAATAGTTACCAGATTGCTCAAGTCATCACATAACTTCTGCTTTAATGCCTCTTCATCCTTCACTACTTTTGATGCTGCCTCCCACACCTGACGCACACAGTCAAGATATTAAAATTACATTCGACGCAACTTATTATTGCTGATAATTTAGAGGACCAAATCGCCCATAACTTCATTTAGTTACATGGCATCTACAGTGATTTAGTGATTTGAACAAAAGATTGTGAGGAAAGTAAAGCAACCCAAAAGCAAATCAATTACAGCAATGCTAAAAGTGAATCAAGATCTGAAGTAACGCAGTAACGTGGCATTTGACTAACACAATGACATGATACATACTTTCTTTTTGATTGCACAGATAACCAAAATATTGATATGATGAAAATAGCAAGCCAATACAAGATAGAGTTTATTAAAGTAACATACCTTCCGTGCCTGTTCTTCTTTGAGCTTGGCCATGCGAATTTTCTCTGTTTGTGtctctattttctttctcaAAAGTTCAAGTGCTTAAACAATGCATCATGTATAAAAGTAAACCAAAATCATTCACCATAACAACCAGGGAAAAACAACCGTTTTAAATTTTTTCCATGAGAAGCAACAGTGACAGGTGGAAACCTGCTTTCTTTGGGCCGGCCGTGAGTTTCATCTCCATTGTAAGATTTGCAAGCTCACGTTCAACATCGCGAATTTTAGAATAGTTTTCTTGAATGTATCTGAAATTAATTAAACAGAGATCAAGATGACAGACACTCTGCTTGCTTGATAATCTAACTATATGGTGGCAATAAATGGTGCCTCTATTACAAACAATCAACAATATGTAATAGTGGAGACAGGATGAAGGGGCGTCCAAAACTACATAGGATCATGCTTCTAAAATAGAGCATCTACTTCCTGGATCCTATGATTCATTAGATAAATTTGCTCACCCTTTGCTCAAAAACCTCAAAAACCTTGTCTGAATTAATTACTAGTTCACCAATAGGGAGAGGCATGATTATTCTAACCAATTTCATTTTCTATATAACTCATACACCAAATAACAAATTTAGCACAGCAAAATCGCACTAATATTAACAGAAAAACAACAGTCAAATGTATACAAAATCAAACATAGATTATCAGTGTTACCACCATCCAAAAATGCAATTAATTCCTTGCTGCAATTCGTAATATTCCAACATTTTAAACAAAGGTGCAAAAAACATCATCTCCACTTGACCACTTCCTTCTGCTACCATATTACCAGAACTTCAGTTAATaccataattaataaataatgcTATTGCTTCAACAGCTTGTTATTGCATCTTCAATCTTTCGTAGCCACAGGATTTTAGCTATCATTGCCAGGAGAATCATTGgattatataaaattgatgtCCAATTTCTACTTCAAtagaacaaaaattaaaattactcgtaaaccaaaaatcaaagaaacaaTGAATTCAATTCGACCATTGAAGTAAAACGACCTAAATTGAAACAATGCCGCAAATGCAACCGCACAAAAAGAATCAATAACCAAGCACAAACTCATCGCCAGATCcaaatgaacaaaaaaatagccagagaaagagaaagagaagttACCTGTGCAATTGAAGTTGCTCTTCTTCGATGATCTACAACAAGAAGGAAGGAAGCGAAGAATGAGAAAATGAGGTAACGACGGAATTGAATTGAAGAGCGAAGAATAGAGAAGTACCTTCTCGGTGTAGCTAATGACGGAAGCTTCTCGAGGGAGACCGTCAGGTCCGATCTCAGGGACGAACGACTGGTTTGAAGCCATTTCGGAAAAAATCTCACACTCCGGCGTGGGGTTTGCGATCTCCGAACAGCAGCGGCGCCCGCGGTTCGACGCCGGTTCAGAACACGGTTTTTGCGGGATTTAACCCAAATCGAAAAATCAAAAAAGGCCTCTGATTTTTATATctggtttttattttatattataatattatacgAGTCTGAGTCTGTGTATGACGAGTTTTGCCTCATGCTTAGTTGCCTACCCACGTTCGCCAGTCACGAAAAGCCTTTGTTTTCTATCTTCGTAATTTTAGCTTTCTTTCTTCGAAATATtatggattttttatttaatcacTGTTATCCAATAACATACTACTCATGTTGTAAAACTTTTAGTGAtagatataattaataatataaatttaatttcag from Arachis stenosperma cultivar V10309 chromosome 9, arast.V10309.gnm1.PFL2, whole genome shotgun sequence encodes the following:
- the LOC130947912 gene encoding uncharacterized protein LOC130947912: MASNQSFVPEIGPDGLPREASVISYTEKIIEEEQLQLHRYIQENYSKIRDVERELANLTMEMKLTAGPKKAALELLRKKIETQTEKIRMAKLKEEQARKVWEAASKVVKDEEALKQKLCDDLSNLVQESSNSQFSRLEELKRRLEALNPNRASTNSHHDGKSASSSQDGSTRDGSSASNARESGGSAESIPDQGNGQKVGSHHQSPNEGEGRTKKKVNFHIKGKGIGAASKGRSSAPGWTGAGFDVDGRT
- the LOC130950144 gene encoding uncharacterized protein LOC130950144, producing the protein MGKDYWWYWPAPAFGRSSSSSTSTSTSSSKASTSSGCMCSLFQTFHFHPFHFSINQHQHKSPSSISQCLSKDGAEGPRNSLESQHGTTASSKEQQHLQIPKNIRIKTSRSMTRTRSGNYSSDFSSEMSFSPGTKTPTLVARLMGLDLLPENNSSSPNSSSSSTLSTPIINNKHGRSNNNNNNPQVHHNPKARHQHHHIQIMRHRHSTDSIGTIRSLSDTPRRSDVEHSRLSLQINKENIGVDENYLETPRFSFSKRKFDENNNNSSSSRSPSHYARQIVKQVKESVNRRVGITDITNTVKNREQESSVVQQIRFKKATKTSSNVNVNVIVNEACSPGKQSPRLSRFVDSKQNNPNSITKPSSPLTPKDQKPLSSSPTTTPLPIAHQIETQLSSKDDLQSKKSSSAPKCKRSRTTEKLGSGVNRTTAPQTSSIRKKQQESFVACTLSPTRPKTKNRSTHPLSSNLLLNTAPNLLPVKTHPSPLPTKIPQKQPCDTQEQKRSSAQLSSYARQKYKKDAIQTPATATTAGTATTAADDQGPEFEYITSILSRTGLRKATLPQIQYQWFSLSHPLDPSLFHNLEHHYPSSNPDKSCIFTQRDQLGPRCNRRLLFDLVDELLSEILARRKQERGLLVETVWRKVRSFPGAKCEVLEDIDGLIEMEEMERKVKEEREEGLVMEIGRSIMETLVHETVTVFMP